A DNA window from Phragmites australis chromosome 11, lpPhrAust1.1, whole genome shotgun sequence contains the following coding sequences:
- the LOC133885686 gene encoding uncharacterized protein LOC133885686, giving the protein MAPPEGTHGTCSRGGGGEEPMQHERKLSSYSFSSPALSPSPSSASLSTIYLPASNKSSCESIPYVSPELVKQPSSSASSHESFFHIEAVDLGPSGPDHDCSKFLDFEPATQAPAVQTMMAQGQQAAGGGVSVSEPKRLPSSMFRTRSTSPAEWSVTSNDSLFSIQLSHSGDLGALYADLYYDAAGFPRFPSMGSDAALKLPSFSEASGGGLCVREDCARCSGSGKTRKSVRFAATESVSVEGKHSAVFPTIVDAREEAEAPGSATKEIGAAPGWCEFGCCWPSPPTVWWPRCCAWQCCDCRC; this is encoded by the exons ATGGCGCCCCCGGAGGGCACCCATGGCACCTGCAGCCGCGGTGGCGGGGGCGAAGAGCCCATGCAACACGAGCGCAAGCTCTCCTCCTACTCCTTCTCGTCGCCCGCCTTGTCGCCGTCGCCCTCGTCCGCGTCGTTGTCCACCATCTACCTGCCGGCGTCCAACAAGTCGTCGTGCGAGAGCATCCCCTACGTCAGCCCCGAGCTCGTCAAGCAGCCGTCCTCCTCCGCGTCGTCCCACGAGAGCTTCTTCCACATCGAGGCGGTCGACCTCGGTCCCAGCGGTCCAGACCACGACTGTTCTAAGTTCCTGGACTTCGAGCCCGCGACGCAGGCGCCGGCGGTCCAGACCATGATGGCGCAGGGGCAGCAGGCTGCGGGCGGCGGCGTCTCGGTGTCCGAACCGAAGAGGCTCCCGTCTTCGATGTTCCGCACGCGGTCGACGAGCCCCGCCGAGTGGAGCGTCACCTCCAACGACTCGCTGTTCAGCATCCAGCTCAGCCACTCCGGCGACCTCGGCGCGCTCTACGCCGACCTCTACTACGACGCTGCGGGGTTCCCCCGCTTCCCCTCCATGGGGAGCGACGCGGCTCTAAAGTTGCCGTCTTTCTCCGAGGCGTCCGGCGGGGGCCTGTGCGTGAGGGAGGACTGCGCCAGGTGCAGCGGCAGCGGAAAGACCAGGAAGTCCGTCAGGTTCGCCGCCACCGAGAGCGTCTCCGTCGAGGGCAAGCACTCCGCCGTCTTCCCGAC GATTGTGGAtgcgcgggaggaggcggaggcgccgGGGTCGGCTACCAAGGAGATCGGAGCAGCGCCTGGCTGGTGCGAGTTCGGGTGCTGTTGGCCGTCACCACCGACGGTGTGGTGGCCTCGCTGCTGCGCATGGCAATGCTGCGACTGCCGATGCTAA